GCCGGCATAGGAGGTGGCCACAGGGGAGCTGGTACACTGGCTCCTTTTTGAAGTAGGGAGAAAACGCTCTTTTGCAGAAGGCACACTCGGGCCCCGGGATGCTCCCAGGCTGCTCTGGTAAATCAGGGAGGAAAATAGGCCAAGGTGAGGCGAAAGCTGTCCCCTGGTCCAGGCTCCGTCCTGATGGCAGGGCGTGAGCCTGAAGTGGGACAAGAagcttccccaccctccaccccttcaGCGGTATGGCTTTATCCCTCCTGGGGCCACTTCTGGCTGCTCTGGGAGGAGAGGGTGTTGGGGAGCCCGGACACCTGGGAGACCTCCCCTCAATCATCAAATCTTGGTGCTCCAGTGAGTGCCCAAGAAAAGCTGGCTTCTGAAGGCAAGCGGACCGCACTGAGCCCTCCCTCCCAGTCTCTGAGCAGGGTTTGCTTCCCCCTGGAACAGGCTGCTACGGTCAGAGTGAGGCACAAGCTCATCCTGATAACATAAACTACAAGAAAGGCAAGACGACTCAAGAAAGGAGACAGCAGACAGTGAGCAGGTGTAGCAGGGCTGGGCAGGTccaaggaggagggagggcaccACGTGGGCAGGCCTGAGGTCTGAGTTACCCActgagcctggcacctgcttcttCTCTTCAGCCTGGCAGCCCCTCCTGACCTGTCAATCCCCTTCCTGTGCTGCAggctccctctttccctgcttccCGCAGGGCCTCCCTGAATGAGGGCCGCAGTGGCCACGTCCTGCCACTGCCTCCCCAAGATGCACCTGCTGCGCTTCCTTCTCTTGTGGCCCTGGCCTAAGGAGGCTGCTTTGTCCCCACTCCACACCCCTCTGGAGAGGGCAAGGGTGGtctcttaggggaaaaaaagaggccggccatgcagaaagagagggacagcaAGTACAAAGAATGGTTGgtccaaaaccaaaccaaagcaaaaaaaaaaaaaaagaaaaggaatggctGGTCCATTAAAGAAAGACAGGACACAGAGCTGTGATGGCGGAGACTGGCTTCAGGTGAGGCTACAAAGGGGGCAGGCTGGGGTGCGCAGGACTTCACCAGCGGCAGGGGCTTAGACTGTTCCAGGATCAGTGGGATGCCCTGGGAGGAGTCTAAGAAGTGAAGTGCCATGCGCTGGTGGACATTACAGGTGAGAGTGGCTGTGCGGGAGCAGCAGGGCTGctgaaagagacagggaggggctggggaggggacggCACAGGGGACAGGGTGGCAGCAGAGTGCTCGGAGATCCACTTTGGAAGAGTACGTACAGGACTTGAGGATGAATGGATGTCAGGAAGGCTGAAGGACACCAAGGACAATCTCCACGTCACAGGCCTGACCCAAGAGAAGATGCTGCTCTTTACTAGCAATGGGGTGATGGGGCGTGTCTGCAGTTCTGAGTTAGAACTTCACTCAACATCTATCCAGGGGTTTCCCACATGGAGGTGCCAGGCAGCTGTCAGGGAGGCCAGGGTCTGAGTTCcaaggagaggaaggagccaCAGAAGGGAGCATGGGCAGTCACTGGCCAGTGGGTTCTCTCTGGGATGGCAGGGCAGAGAAGAGTTTGCAGGACCAGAGTCTGGAAGAGGAGTCAGAAGTGGAAATTGCAAAGGGACagtgaaaagagggagaaaaagagcgCAGGATCTGAAAGGCCAAGAGAGAAGGGGTTTCAGGAAGGAGGGGCTGGCAAGCCTCATCAGACACtgctgggaggggaagggagagcaaCCACTGCGTCTGGAGCCGTGGAAACCACCGGTCACCTGGACGAGAAGGTTCTTGGCGATGGTCAGGATGGAaacaagagagacagggaggtgTGGATGAGAAGAAGAAGAGGTAAGAATGGCCTGGCTCTGGATGGGCAACAAGAATTGAGCATACACCTTATCACGGGCTCCTTCAGGCTTCATCTTGTAAAAATTGCCTAGCATTCCGGCATGTTCTCTCACCTTGTATCCTAACTGATTCTATCATCTAATGTGGTCCCAGGTTCACTGTGGGCAAAAACTGCCTCAGTCAAAAGCTGCTACAGCTCTATTCTAAACACGAGTGAAACTGTTAACAGGAAGGGACGAAGGAGACAACCCCCAAGCTTCTCTCCAcacttccttaaaataaactGCCCAGCTGTCAGATGGGAGACAGAATGGATCTGAAAACTAACCAAAGGAGGGGAAACAAAAGTCCTCAGGACAGAACAATTAATATTAGATCTTACCAAAAACACTGCAGAGTTGCCAAGCCCTAAGTCCACAGAATTACCAAGAGTTAACTAGAGAAAGCTCTCCTTGTGAAGAGTTAAACTTCACAGGAGCCCCTCAGCTCCCcctggaaaaggaaagagacagagttcTCCCTGAGGCCCGGGTGCTGGCTGCTGGTGCTAAGGAGGCTGGGCATGGCGgtcccaggagccccagaggcaGGCCCAGGCTTCTGCTCCCGGGCTCTGGAGAGACAGATGGGGCCCCAGTTACCCGAGGCGGTGCCTGGCCTCCAGGAGGCGCTGCTCTCTCTTGTGCCGAGCTGTTGGAGCTGTCCCCGGGTCAGCCGAGCCGTGAAGGAGGGCATGGAGCCAAGAGTCGATGTCAAGGCAACTTCCAAGCTCTGTGACAGCTTCTGCTCGTGGGACACGGGACCTGACAAGAGATGCACAGACCACGATATCCAGAGAGAGGTTCAGCAAAAAAGACCAAGCCATAAGTCCTTGGAGGACCACAAGAACGGTACTTCTAACTTCAAATGGACGCAGATGTAAAGAAACTCCTCCCTGACGTCTGCTAGTGGATTGTGATGATGGAGTACCAGCAGTCAAAGCCTTGGGGACGTTCCTACCCATCCCACACCACTTTCAGGGTTTCTGGGCCAGCTCTAGCTTTCCTCCTCCTGGAAAGATTTCTGGGCAGGCCTGGGCCACCTTGTGGCTCATTTGCAGAACTGCACCCTACTTTCAGAAGGTCTCCTTGCAGGCCAAGGAGGTGCCCACCATTGTGCCCCTGATCCCTGTCCATTCCCTCGCCAGCAGCTTTTCCTCATCTCCTCCCTTCTGGGGCCTCCACCCTCCCCGCTCTGCGGGTTTGCTGGCCTGCACTCTCTGGGCATTTGcgtcctctctctcctgctgagTAAAGCAAAGTGGTCATTACCAAGTAGAATGACAAAGACCTCACTCTGCCCACTCCACTATCTAAGGGACCTTCTCTGTGTGGTTCACAGAAAGCCAAGCAGTAGGCTGAGGGGGAAGGCAATGGGAGAGTGAGACAGTTGTCCACGAAAGAACCCAGAGACCTGCCTGGTATCAGGGTTCACAAAACTGCCCCAAAGTAGGGAGTAGAACATTTTGTCTACAGTGTGCAGGACTTGCTTGGGGCCTTGAAGCACAGGTCAGCATGGTCCTATATCACCAACAAACCTGACCTTACAGACATCAGGGTCTAAGgacctttctttgtctctcaccCCACTGCACCTCAGATGCTTCCAGGAGTTTCCAGGGGTCATGTTGACTAAAATCTATACTCAAAACCAGAGAAGACACAGATGTAACCTTTAAGTGCACTATTTGCATAGGGCTTTTACAGTAAGAGAGGATATTACAAGAATGATAAAATCtaaacagatttattttcataaggaaaaagaaagtgtcAAAGAGTTATCTCCAAAAGCACCAGGCACTAACaatcacaggcaaattctaccaaatatggAAAGAGGAAATTATTCTAATACTCTTACATTGTTCTAAAGTTGAGTACAGGAAAATGTCTTGATTCTTCTTATGGAGCACACAAATCTTTGGTAACAAAACATGACCAGAGATGGTATGTGTACATGACAGTTCAAattatttatccaaaataaaacGCTAGCAAACAGAACCAAGCAGAACATTAAAAGAAGCATGACCAAATgaagtttattccaggaatgtaaTAACGGTTGAATATTAAGAAGcctattaatgtattttttcacaCTAAAAGATCTAAGGATGAAAAATCATAGTACCATCTCCGCTGATATTGAAAAGACATTAGACAAAATTCAACCACCAATCTTAgataaaaacactgaattaaaaacatttacaaacatgactgaataaaataggaatcaaAGGTGTGGGAGAGTGTCTGAAATGGCTCCCAATGAGACCCACCTCCAGAGACTCATGCCCTAGGGTACCCccttccccttgagtgtgggccagacttagtgacttgcttctaacagaataaagcaaaaatgaagggATGCCACTTCCACAATTAGGTAATATAAGACTATGACTTCCATCTTGTGCTTACACAGCTACCGTGTTATGTGCTGCCCTTGAGaggcccatgtggcaaggaactgaggacAGACTGAGTCTGCTGGCCACCAGCCAAGACCAGCCAACAGGGAAGAGAGGCCCTCGGAACAATAGTTCAACCAGGAACCAAATCCTGTTACAATCACAGGAATGAGCTTACAAGTGAATCCTTCCCCAGTCAAGCCATGAAGCGgctgcagccccagccaacacTTTGACAGCAGCTGGAGAAGACCCCGCAGCAGGTGACCCAGCTGAACTATCCTGGCTTCCTGACCAGAGAAGCtatgagataatgaatgtgtGGTGCTTTAAGCCAGTAAGTTTTGGGGTAACTTAAGACGGCAAAACATAAAGCACAGGGCAATAGTGCCACGTGTCACCTGGGAAGCACAGGGAGGGCAGCGGACATGGAAGCAGGGTGTGGATTACCTGTTGAGCAGTCCATATGTGTCAGCCCAAGTTCACTGGcagctttcattttcttagcGGTGTGCTCTGAGGTAGTGGGTGAGACCAGAAGGCTTGTGGTAGAAAAACAGGAAGCGTTTACCCCAAGGCTACTGTCCGGGGCATGTTCAGTCTGCTCCATCTTCCTTTTCCGAGAGGGCAGAGCAATGGAAGAAGGTGTCACTGCCAATGCAGTCTGTGCTCTCCCAAGCAGATGGCAGCCCGGAATGGAGTGCTGGAGCAGGAAATGGTCGATCCGGGCCTTcagggaggggtgaggcaggggctgggagtgTGGAGTAAAGGCTACCCCCGTGAAAGGGTCACTGGGCACTCGGCCCCAGGCGGCTTCGCTGCGGTTACACTTTTCCAGCGTGCTCTGGTCGATGACCTTGCCTGAAGGCAGCAGCATGGGGCAAGGCATGATCTCCAGGGTGATGGGATCCAGGAACTCCTCAGGCACATCCTGAATCACCTCGGCTAGCTCCTGCAGGCTGGAGGGGGCCTGCTGGCCCTCAGACAGGCTTCCGGGATCACAGTCACTCTCCATGGGCAAGGCTGGGGCCTGCAGAGTCAAGTCCTGAGGGAGGCTCTCTGAGGCAACCAGCAGGACACTGTCTATCACCTCCTGAGAGCAGGTTTTAGCTGGCTGACCCCACACTTCCAATCGTTTGATGCAAGGGATACCGCTGCCTGTCACGTGGGTGATACAGATCTTGAGATGGACCACGTGGCTAAGGGAAAGAGCCCCTTTATTCCAGAGCTCCTGTGCCACAACAGCAGGAGAGGGGAGTGTGGCGTCCATTGGGCCAAAAGGTGGCCTGGCCTTGAAGCCCCTGTGACTAAACACCACTTGGCTCTGGTTTTTCAATAAGACTTTGCCTACTAAGGTGAACGCCTCCTTGTCTGGGATGGACGGCTCGGCGGGGCCCGGGGTCCGACACTCGGGGGCATTCCAAGATGCTCTGCTGGATAAGGCAGATGTGTACATTTCCAGGCCGGTGACATTCTGGCCTCCCCCAGCTGTGAGGTCTATGTTAATCCTACAGATTTCCACACTGAAGGGAAAGGAAACTATCACGTAGACTGGTGGCTTAATGAAATACTCTGTCCTAAAACCATGACTTCTCTTTGTCAGGTCTTCAGAGATGAGATTTTCTACTTCATAACCATCAGCTGATATCTAGAGTTAATGACAAATAAGACACGCATTCACTTGATGAGATCCAAATGAAGACAACTACATTTCAAGAATTTGCTACTTTTTAGACAATTATTTAAAGAAAGTCTTATGTTCCTCATTTAAACTTTCCTCTATTATACTGAATTCACCAGGGTTTTTTTGCGGGGAGGCACTCAAGGTTATCAGGTCAAGGGTTGAGGGCAACCGTGTCCCCAAGTACTGCCCATCCTTGAAAAATACAAGCAACAAAAGTCTGCTGAATGCAAACAAAAATCCCTTCAAAATAATGTCTGTGAGAAAAAAGGACAGCTATACTAGTGTTTTTTTATTGTAGAGGATGAACCCACAGAGATTTAGGGGAAAACAAAGATGTTCATTACAGTTCTTAATTTTGTATTTGGACTCTATCAATTATTAAATTTCCATAGCAACCTTCTTGTGGACAATCTTCTTGTGAATCTATGACTGAGGGGACTTGGTCAAAAACAaaagtgtgggggcacctgggtggttcagtcagttaagcatctgactcttgatatcagtttaagtcatgatctcattgtcatgagatcgagccccacatcaggctctgcaccgagcatggagcctgcttgggattctctctcttctctctctgcccgtcccatgctcatgctttctctctttctcaaaataaatacacattaaaaaaaaaaaaaaagcgtgttcACCAACAAGGACCACAAAAGACTATACGAAATGTAGAGCAGTGAATATGCTAGGGGGTGGGATTGTGAGTAACTTCTCCCCCtcttaatatttctaatatttgttaTAACCAGTGGAAATTTTAAGATACAGGTAtgcctccctctttctgaaaGTTCCTATCacaccactttgcttttacaTAAGACCTATATTAGTACCTGTAtttgctaaccaaaagaaatccaaagagaatTTTTACTTTTACGAAAAAAAGTTTTGGTATCACACTAATGTAGATCTCTTGTAAATGAACTTCCGGAAGGCAGTGATATTCATTTTACACCATTTCAGCCTGCGAAAGGTTTCGTAAGAATGTTCTTTTCAGATGGCGGAGGAAGCCTGTGTCTCTGTTCAAAGACATCAGGCTAGCAATCTGGGAACCTGAAACAGCATGCTGTGTGCAGAAGCTCAAAATTAAAGGACGGCTCAATTCTCTTTTTGCAGTTTCCTTACTCCTTGCTCCGGGCTGTGGAAAGATAACCTCCTTTGCACAAAAGGCAAAGCAACTTAGTtcaaataaagaagaaggaatcCAAATAACAAATACAAGTCATTATTTCTAGCATGAGAAGTAAGTGAGAGGAATACTGGGGGAGACAGTATTTCTACCTTCGCTGTGACTTTGAGtagaattaaattttatcatcagAGGGAGGAGCACAATGAACACGACCCTCCAGAAAATGAGCCACAGCTCCCCTTGTAACAGTGCTGCATGATTCTAGGGGTACATCCTGGCCAATGCTTACCTAAATATCACCTGGTGGGATTTAAAACAGTGAAGGTGAAAGCACATTACACCTAAATTAAGTCCACATACACAAGGCAAGACATGGGGAAAAGCGTGAAAAATAGCCATTGCATATTTATGTGCATATACTTGTTTTGTTTACCTTGTTGCAGTAAATTCTTGGTCTGAACTGTGGGAGGCAAAGATTTATGACCATCTTTGTGGCTGAAAGGGTAGCTTCCAAGCATCAGAAATAgccttgaataaaaaataaagcttgatATTAGACATGTCAAAGTTCAATTCTAAACTTTTAGGAGTTGATTCCTACGGGAAGAGAATCAAACAGGGTAACAAAGACTCTCACGTACACGGCCATGGTCTATATAGTCTCACTGTATCGTACCTGTGATGCCGGGGAAAAGGAGTCACCAAAAAATTGCACaggagcttcttttttttttctttatgtatttaagtaatctgtacacccaccgtggggctcaaattcaccaccccgagatcaacagatgcacactcttccaactgacacggccaggtgcccccacagagGAGCCTTCTCCTGCAGCCTGAGCAGGTTGGCCAAGACTGCGGGTCCTTTGGCTGACAGCTGGACCCAGTGGAGGCAACAGCTCTGCAAGGCGCTCCCCACAGGAAAAGGAGGGTCAGAAGTGGCAGAGCTCAGAGAAAGAACAGAACTACTCAGCCAGAGGGTTTAGAACGGAAAAGGTTGCCGAAATCATAGTAGTAGTAGGCATCTTTGTCATTTAACAcctgtcaatttttttcttttaaagtttatttatttatttatttatttatgagagagagagagagagagagagacagagagagacagagagagagtgagcatgagcacacatgtgagcaggggaggggcagggagaggtagagagaaccccaagcaggctccgcactgttagtgcagaccctgacacggggctcaaacccacaaaccatgagatcatgacctgagctgaaaccgagagttggacgcttaactgactgagccacccaggcgccctgtgattGCATTTTCTTATTAACATGAAAACAACTGGAAGAGTCCAAAATATCATCAATGAGAAACAGAAATCCCAGACTTGGAAAGCATCTTAAAAGGACATCTAATCCAAACAAATTTTAACGACCAATGTCCAggctgggggaaatgggtgaaggtggccaAAACGTACCAACATGTAGTTAcagaagttctttaaaaaaaattttttttaggggtgcctgggtggctcagtcagttaagcgtccgactttgtctggtcatgacctcatagtctgtgagttcgagccccgcgtcaggctctgtgctgacagcctggagtctggggcctgcttcggattctgtgtctccctctctctgaccctcccccattcatgctctgtttctctctgtctcaaaaaataaataaacattaaaaaaaaaacttataagcaaatttttttaatgtttatttttaagagagacagagagcgtgagcgtgagcgtgagaggggcagagagagagggagacacagaatccaaaggaggccccaggctccgagctgtcagagcccgacgcggggtttgaaccgagaaaccgtgatatcatgacccgagccgaagtcggacgcttaaccaactgagccacccaagtgcccctgtagTTGTAAGTTCTGAGGAGgtgatgtacagcatggtgactacagttaacaatactgcgGTGTATATTTGAGAGCTGCTGAGAGtagaccttaaaagttctcatcacaagaaaataagcTGTAACTACGTGAGGTGATAGATATTAACTTACTACAGTAAgcattatgtaatatatacaaatactgaatcattatgtggtacatcttaaacttattcAATGTGATATGTCAATTAAtagctcaataaaactggaagaaaagcaaagatcaaTGTCCAAGAGCCTTTGGTAGTCTTTGTAGAGAAGTAGGGGAAGCCACCAGAAATATCTCTCCTGCCAGCAGGCCTTGCCAATGGCTCTGAACCTCTTGGGTGAGGCCAGCCAGCCAGTCTATGCTTTTCCATCTGGCAGAGAAGGCCATGAAAAACTCTTTTGTTAGCCCAACAGGGAAAGGGTCACCCTCTGGGGTCTGTGTTATCATGATTAATAGGTGCCACATGGAGGCCAGGCACATTTGGCATTGTGCAACATTTTAGCAGGCtgtttctgcacagtaaaggtCTGCCATGggacctttatttttatttttatttttttttaaatttttttttcaatgtttatttatttttgggacagagagagacagagcatgaacgggggaggggcagagagagagggagacacagaatcggaaacaggctccaggctccgagccatcagcccagagcctgacgcggggctcgaactcccggaccgcgagatcgtgacctggctgaagtcggacgcttaaccgactgcgccacccaggcgccccagccatgggacctttaaatgtttattacgtCAGCCTCGCCCCAACTCAGAGTTTTACATAtagacacaaaatatttttttaacatggttTTAATACATGCTAATTTCCTAAAAAGGGAACTTCTATGCAGATCACAGGAAGActatactttgttttgttcagaTCAGATTTTTACAAAGAGATATTGACCATTTCTGACAACCGCATCACCAAGAGTGATGCTAATACATCTGACAGTCTACACTTGTAGCAGTCCGCATTCTAGGTGATTCTACATATTAGTAATAGCTTCTAATAACTTCATTATGCCTTCCAATATGGTCATAACCAAATATTTACACATGAGAACAAATTTTATTATCACACTTAAAAACCTCCTTTATATTACAGTTATAGCATTtgtatgtatatgaatgtgtACATACCTGTACACAcatacctgcacacacacatgttgttttttaaaaagtaatgcatatgtttatattattttttttaacttttttttaatgtttattttgagagagagacagacagacagacaacaagcggggagagacagagagagagggagacacagaatctgaagctgagtggtcagcacagagcctgatgcagggctcgaactcaagagctgcgagatcatgacctgagctgaagtcggatgcttaaccgagggagccatccagacgcccctgtaTTATTTTTGACTGTAAGTTCAGGACAACAGAAAGAACATTACAAGATAAttataaaactggaagaaaaacaaagatcaatGAACCTGATGAGATGAGATGAACCTGATGGAGTGGAGACCCTTGGCCTAAAGTCTCCTGTTCTTTGTGAATCTGTGTTGAAATTCTTAGTACTTCTCACTGTTTGAGGTATATATGCCACCCCTCTGTCAGAATATTCTAGAATCTGGTCTGGAATCAACATGGACTAGTTTACagaactctctttttttcccccagggaaaATGTCTCCAGcttctgatatttttcttgttctccACAATAACTCAAAAATGAATGTATGAGGAATTGCATCTGCAAATATTCTCAGGGCCCTTGTATGTACCTCTTCTTGGCCAGGAAACCAGAGCACATTCAGAGAAGCAATGCCCTCAATTCTCCTGTCCAACTAGGGAAGTGGCTTCttattaagtttttgttttgttttaaatgcacaATGAAGCCATTAACTGAATATGGAAGTAGTAACATGAATATAAAGCTCATACctaggaaacaaaatatttctcctGGAAAAGCAAGCCTATGATGccaaaggaaaacagaggatAGTGACACAGATGGTGACACAAAAGAGGTGTGCAAGTGCAGAACTGGGCTGGCCCTGAGCAAAGGGCGAGCTCAGCCACTCGGGTCCGGGTTCGAGAAGCTTTGCTTGCACTGCTGCAGGCAGCCCTCTCCTCCCAACTTTGTCCTGATGGGTCAGACAGGGCTTTGGTAAGAACaagcaaagaggggcgcctgggtggctcagtcggttgggtgtccgactttggctcgggtcatgatttcatggttcatggattcatgcctcacgtcaggctctgcgctgacagctcagagcctgcagcctgcttcggattctgtcttcggctctctctgcccctcccctgcttgtgccctgtctctaaaataaataaatatttaaaaaattaaaaaaaaaaagcaaagagacagaaattgtGTTATACTGTGTTATAACATGAGCATACTGACAGGTGGTTGACAGTGAGATAAAGGGCCCCTAGA
This sequence is a window from Lynx canadensis isolate LIC74 chromosome A3, mLynCan4.pri.v2, whole genome shotgun sequence. Protein-coding genes within it:
- the UBOX5 gene encoding RING finger protein 37 isoform X1, coding for MVINLCLPQFRPRIYCNKISADGYEVENLISEDLTKRSHGFRTEYFIKPPVYVIVSFPFSVEICRINIDLTAGGGQNVTGLEMYTSALSSRASWNAPECRTPGPAEPSIPDKEAFTLVGKVLLKNQSQVVFSHRGFKARPPFGPMDATLPSPAVVAQELWNKGALSLSHVVHLKICITHVTGSGIPCIKRLEVWGQPAKTCSQEVIDSVLLVASESLPQDLTLQAPALPMESDCDPGSLSEGQQAPSSLQELAEVIQDVPEEFLDPITLEIMPCPMLLPSGKVIDQSTLEKCNRSEAAWGRVPSDPFTGVAFTPHSQPLPHPSLKARIDHFLLQHSIPGCHLLGRAQTALAVTPSSIALPSRKRKMEQTEHAPDSSLGVNASCFSTTSLLVSPTTSEHTAKKMKAASELGLTHMDCSTGPVSHEQKLSQSLEVALTSTLGSMPSFTARLTRGQLQQLGTRESSASWRPGTASEQPGSIPGPECAFCKRAFSPYFKKEPVYQLPCGHLLCRPCLGEKQRSLPMTCTACQRPFASQDVLRVHF
- the UBOX5 gene encoding RING finger protein 37 isoform X2, with the protein product MVINLCLPQFRPRIYCNKISADGYEVENLISEDLTKRSHGFRTEYFIKPPVYVIVSFPFSVEICRINIDLTAGGGQNVTGLEMYTSALSSRASWNAPECRTPGPAEPSIPDKEAFTLVGKVLLKNQSQVVFSHRGFKARPPFGPMDATLPSPAVVAQELWNKGALSLSHVVHLKICITHVTGSGIPCIKRLEVWGQPAKTCSQEVIDSVLLVASESLPQDLTLQAPALPMESDCDPGSLSEGQQAPSSLQELAEVIQDVPEEFLDPITLEIMPCPMLLPSGKVIDQSTLEKCNRSEAAWGRVPSDPFTGVAFTPHSQPLPHPSLKARIDHFLLQHSIPGCHLLGRAQTALAVTPSSIALPSRKRKMEQTEHAPDSSLGVNASCFSTTSLLVSPTTSEHTAKKMKAASELGLTHMDCSTGPVSHEQKLSQSLEVALTSTLGSMPSFTARLTRGQLQQLGTRESSASWRPGTASAWEHPGARVCLLQKSVFSLLQKGASVPAPLWPPPMPALPG